Part of the Chryseobacterium sp. 7 genome is shown below.
AACACTTCTTTCGATCATTCCGTTTAATTTTGAATTTGACAGATGTCTAAATAGCTGGTATTCTGAATCTATCGATAAATATTCTGCAGAAATATTAAGAGCAACAATCTCTAAATCAGACAGTTTTGGCTTAATTGGTTTGAAATAAAAGTTCTCATCTGAGATTAACTTCTTTAATTCATTTAAAATAAAATTGTAAATTGCATCTAGGTTATTCATTATGTATCAGATTGATAGTCAATACAATATACGAATTTTTCGTATTATGAATAACCTTTTTTATAATGCACTACGGGTAGATTTAATATAACCTAACACTCTGTCTGCCAGAAATCCTCCAATGAAAGGAGTCAGATAGGTTAAGGCAATGTAGGTTCCGAAAATATCATCAGCAGTTTTGTCCGGCAGTCCAAGCCCTCCTTTCATACCGGCAGGCTCAATAACATACAGCACAAAGATTCCAAGAATCAGGTAGTACCCGAAACGCTCCCACATTTCTGTAAAAAAGAGAAAAGGCAGCCCTTTAGGATGTTTAGTCTTCATATATTCAATTTTCAAATTTTCCAAAAATAAGTTTTTAATTTTAATTGATAAAATAAATAATACAAGTGTAAATGATTAATAAAATAAATGCAAATTCCCTTTCAATTTTTTTGAAAGGGAATTTGATTATTCATAAATGATACTATATAATATTCTAATTATATAATACTCTATGGATTAAAATCCATTTTGAGATCTTAGTACTTGATTTTCTTCATGTAGCTCACCAATTTTTTGTTTTAGAAAACCAATATAGTCCTGCAAATTTTCAATTATTGAACAATTGAGATTTTGGGTGTACTGATACTGGGATGTGTCTTTGAATATAGGATTATTAGTACTGATTACTCGTTCTTCATCTTCCTTAATATCAGAAATGGGAACGCTGAGCGATTCAGCTATTTTCTTCCATTCTTCTTCATGTATCCTTACCTCACCCCGTTCTTTCCGGGAGTAATTGGAAGGATCAGTAAATAAAATTTTGGCCATCTTCTCTTGAGAGATGCCTTTGAGTTTCCGTAGGTTTCTTAGTTTTTCTTGCTTCATTATTTCTTAATGTCTATTACAAATATGCGAAACATGTACAACTTTTGCAAGAAAAATGCCGGAAAAATACCTGATATATTTATTTTATTGGATGATTTAATTTATAGTTTTGAAAAGTCAATAATGACACAGAATATTTAATTAAAACATTATGAAAAGCAATTCTTTAAAAATTAAGAAAGCAAGTCTATCTAGAAATGAGTTGAGATCTCTTAAAGGAGGAAAAATTGGAAACGGAGGAGGAATTTCTATCGGAATCGGTGAAGGTGGAGATGTAGAGTGCGGCTGTGTACAAGCTGGTTGTGCTGGAGACGGAAGTGCAAGATGTGGAGGAGGATGTTGTAACTAAAATTAAAATCTTAATCAGCAATGAAATTTCATTGCTGATTATTTTTAAGTATTTATGAAGAAAAATATTAATATACTAACAAGCTATTTAAATCTTATTGATATTCATGTTGATAAGAATGAGTTTGAATATCAATTAAATGGT
Proteins encoded:
- a CDS encoding helix-turn-helix domain-containing protein encodes the protein MKQEKLRNLRKLKGISQEKMAKILFTDPSNYSRKERGEVRIHEEEWKKIAESLSVPISDIKEDEERVISTNNPIFKDTSQYQYTQNLNCSIIENLQDYIGFLKQKIGELHEENQVLRSQNGF